Proteins encoded within one genomic window of Camarhynchus parvulus chromosome 14, STF_HiC, whole genome shotgun sequence:
- the GPR146 gene encoding probable G-protein coupled receptor 146: MWSCEALINSTENSEDQHLCHDFDLVLSIFSLLYLIICFPIGLCYNGLLVLVNLYNKATMTMPDVYFVNIAIAGLIINTLAPMYLLGLANRKWAIWNSSNEVYITFLILFNVSSLVTMYSTTLLSLDYYIERALPRTYMSSVYNTKHVCGFIWGGAMLTSFSSLLFYVCNHVSTKIIECSKMQNQEAADAIMVFIGYVVPAIAVLYALTLILRIRKEATPLDQDTGRLDPSVHRLLIATVCTQFTLWTPYYVILLVSTFTNLRGRIPDVNSIQILHFATILSKFLAFSSSFVMPLLYRYINKNFPNKLRRLLKKIHCGNQGCSHERTVVQQVMT, translated from the coding sequence ATGTGGAGCTGTGAAGCCTTAATCAACAGTACTGAGAACAGTGAGGACCAGCATCTCTGCCATGACTTCGACCTTGTGCTTTCCATCTTTTCCCTTCTCTACCTCATTATATGTTTCCCAATTGGCCTTTGTTACAATGGCCTGCTGGTCCTAGTTAACCTCTACAACAAAGCTACTATGACTATGCCAGATGTTTACTTTGTCAACATTGCCATTGCCGGCCTCATCATCAACACTCTGGCACCAATGTACCTGCTGGGTCTTGCCAATAGAAAATGGGCCATCTGGAATTCCAGCAATGAAGTTTATATTACCTTCCTTATTTTATTCAACGTCTCATCGTTGGTTACCATGTACTCTACCACACTGCTCAGTCTGGACTACTACATCGAACGTGCCCTGCCCAGGACTTACATGTCCAGTGTGTACAACACCAAACACGTCTGCGGGTTCATCTGGGGCGGGGCCATGCTCACAAGCTTTTCATCTCTCCTGTTCTACGTCTGCAACCACGTGTCCACCAAGATAATCGAGTGTTCCAAGATGCAGAACCAGGAGGCAGCGGATGCCATCATGGTGTTCATCGGGTACGTTGTTCCCGCCATCGCCGTTCTCTACGCGCTGACGCTGATCCTGCGGATCCGCAAGGAGGCCACGCCACTGGATCAGGACACAGGGCGCTTGGATCCCTCTGTGCACAGGCTGCTGATTGCCACAGTCTGCACACAGTTCACCCTCTGGACACCCTATTACGTTATTCTCTTGGTAAGCACGTTTACTAACCTACGAGGAAGAATTCCAGATGTAAACTCCATTCAGATATTACACTTTGCCACGATTCTGTCAAAATTCCTGgctttctccagcagctttgTCATGCCTCTGCTCTACAGATACATCAACAAAAACTTTCCCAACAAATTACGACGTTTGCTTAAAAAGATACACTGTGGGAACCAGGGGTGTTCTCACGAGCGCACAGTGGTACAGCAGGTTATGACATAG
- the GPER1 gene encoding G-protein coupled estrogen receptor 1, protein METYSASVSPVICNSTTFNLNGSHLCNESISSRLADKSEHQQYVIGLFLSCLYTIFLFPIGFVGNILILVVNISFREKMTIPDLYFINLAVADLILVADSLIEVFNLDEKYYDITIICTFMSLFLQINMYSSIFFLTWMSFDRYLALAKVMRSNLFRTMQHARLSCGLIWMASISAALVPFTAVHLQHTGEVYFCFADVKEIQWLEITLGFIIPFVIIGLCYSLIVRVLIKAHKHRSLRLRRQKALRMIFVVVLVFFICWLPENVFISVQLLQRKSEPVSSNSPSFRHDYPLTGHIVNLAAFSNSCLNPLIYSFLGETFRDKLRLYIEQKTKMSTLHRFCQAALTSVIPDSNEQSEV, encoded by the coding sequence ATGGAAACTTATTCTGCCTCAGTATCACCTGTTATATGTAACAGCACAACTTTCAACCTGAATGGATCCCATTTGTGTAACGAAAGCATATCCTCTAGATTAGCTGATAAATCCGAACACCAACAATACGTTATTGGCCTTTTCTTATCATGTCTTTACACAATATTCCTTTTTCCTATTGGTTTTGTGGGAAACATTCTGATACTGGTTGTCAACATTAGCTTTCGGGAAAAAATGACAATCCCAGACCTTTACTTCATAAACCTGGCAGTGGCTGATCTCATTCTAGTGGCCGATTCTCTCATTGAGGTGTTTAATCTTGACGAGAAATATTACGATATCACCATCATCTGTACCTTTATGTCTTTGTTCCTTCAGATCAACATGTAtagcagcattttctttctgacatGGATGAGTTTTGACAGATACTTAGCCCTGGCCAAAGTAATGAGGTCCAACTTATTTCGCACTATGCAGCACGCTAGACTGAGCTGTGGGCTCATATGGATGGCATCCATTTCGGCAGCTCTAGTCCCATTTACAGCCGTGCACTTACAACACACCGGAGAGGtctatttctgttttgcagatgTAAAAGAAATCCAGTGGCTAGAGATAACCCTGGGGTTTATTATCCCCTTTGTGATCATCGGTCTTTGTTACTCATTAATTGTTCGAGTCCTTATAAAAGCACACAAGCACAGGAGTCTCCGGCTGCGGCGACAGAAGGCTCTGCGcatgatttttgttgttgtcctggttttctttatctgctggctccctgaaaaCGTCTTCATTAGCGTCCAACTTCTCCAGAGGAAAAGCGAGCCCGTCTCCTCAAACAGCCCATCCTTCAGGCATGATTATCCTTTAACAGGACATATTGTGAACCTAGCAGCTTTTTCTAATAGCTGCTTGAACCCCTTAATTTACAGCTTTCTGGGGGAAACCTTCAGAGACAAACTGCGACTGTACattgaacagaaaacaaaaatgtcaaCACTGCATCGCTTCTGTCAGGCTGCCCTAACGTCTGTCATTCCTGACAGTAATGAGCAATCAGAAGTCTGA